From Theileria annulata chromosome 1, complete sequence, *** SEQUENCING IN PROGRESS ***, one genomic window encodes:
- a CDS encoding phosphomannomutase, putative (Tap349e08.q2ks7.C.cand.77 - score = 26.51) yields the protein MEDGSTILLFDLDETLALSFKPVTDEMKRILLFCKDKGYHIGLVSGSDFKKVESQLNPEFSKSFNFIFCENGTQVYKNCQLVHSESIIKFLPDSLYKDLVNYVLVYIANLDIPKKRGCFIELRNSIINISPIGRNCSEPERHEFYNYDCVEKVRLKMCQDLNERFRDCEPKLHFSVGGKISVDVFPEGWSKTFCLKFLEDYKTIHFFGDMTDPGGNDHEIFIHPRVIGHKVLNYQDTIKQLNELFLNK from the exons ATGGAGGATGGATCCACCATTTTGTTGTTCGATTTGGACGAAACTTTAGCTCTTTCATTTAAA CCTGTAACTGATGAAATGAAGCGTATATTACTATTTTGTAAAGATAAAGGTTATCACATCGGCTTAGTCTCTGGTTCGGACTTTAAAAAGGTTGAATCTCAGCTGAATCCCGAGT tttCTAAGAGCTTCAACTTTATTTTCTGTGAAAACGGCACTCAAGTGTATAAAAATTGCCAATTGGTCCATTCTGAG tcaattataaaatttttaccTGACTCTCTCTATAAGGATTTGGTTAACTACGTTCTGGTATACATTGCAAATTTGGATATACCCAAAAAAAG GGGCTGTTTTATTGAGCTTAGGAACtcaattattaacatttcTCCCATTGGCCGAAACTGCTCAGAGCCTGAGCGTCATGAGTTCTACAATTACGACTGTGTTGAAAAAGTCCGACTTAAAATGTGCCaagatttaaatgaaag ATTCCGTGATTGTGAACCTAAATTACACTTTTCAGTCGGTGGCAAAATCTCAGTGGACGTTTTCCCAGAG GGTTGGAGTAAGACATTTTGTCTTAAGTTTTTAGAGGATTACAAAACCATCCACTTCTTCGGGGATATGACAGACCCA GGCGGTAATGATCACGAGATTTTCATCCATCCTCGAGTTATTGGACACAAAGTTCTCAACTACCAAGATACAATTAAACAACTTAATGAGCTATTCCTCAACAAATGA
- a CDS encoding cyclin-dependent kinase CRK3 (CDK7) (Tap349e08.q2ks7.C.cand.79 - score = 36.66): MVKRVKKSAEKTGKARKLNEGVKLKEEKDDEIKSENTETVEDSKDLKNVDNVDKNVQKINEEVDDKQEDSVTDSNGSDSLDKRFTPVGKHLGEGTYGQVIKAMDTLTGKMVAIKKVKNIEYKKGVTKDRQLVGMVGIHFTTLRELKVMTELSHENLMGLVAVYVKEGFINIVMDIMASDLKKVVDAKVRLTEPNVKCIMSQILTGLSVLHASSFAHRDLSPANIFIDTFGVCKIADFGLARRTVNPPIFRDCSDLETMELNASRERMTSKVVTLWYRAPELLMGAECYHFACDLWSVGCIFGELLSGKPLFPGTNEIDQLGKIYNLLGTPENSWPQASKLPLYTQYSFSKPKDLSLHFQHANSVTLDLLSKLLKLNPNERISAKEALDHEYFKVQPLKCKPIDLPFDFITK, encoded by the exons ATGGTAAAAAGGGTAAAAAAATCAGCTGAAAAAACTGGAAAGGCTAGAAAACTAAATGAAGGTGTAAAACTCAAGGAAGAGAAAGATGATGAGATAAAATCTGAAAATACAGAAACAGTAGAAGATAGTAAAGACCTGAAAAATGTTGATAATGTTGACAAAAAtgtacaaaaaataaacgAAGAGGTCGATGATAAACAAGAAGATTCCGTAACGGATTCCAATGGATCGGATTCACTTGATAAAAGGTTCACACCTGTAGGAAAACATTTAGGTGAAGGTACTTATGGCCAAGTTATTAAAGCTATGGACACACTTACCGGAAA AATGGTGGCTATAAAGAAGGTGAAGAACATCGAGTATAAAAAGGGAGTGACGAAGGACCGACAGCTTGTAGGCATGGTGGGAATCCACTTCACAACCCTGCGGGAGCTGAAGGTGATGACGGAGTTGAGCCATGAGAACCTGATGGGCTTGGTGGCAGTGTACGTGAAGGAGGGATTCATTAACATTGTGATGGACATCATGGCGTCCGATTTGAAAAAGGTAGTGGATGCTAAGGTGAGATTGACTGAGCCTAACGTAAAGTGCATAATGTCCCAAATATTAACTGGGTTGTCAGTGCTGCACGCTTCCTCATTTGCACACAGAGATCTTTCTCCCGCAAATATCTTTATCGACACTTTTGGTGTGTGTAAAATTGCGGATTTCGGGCTTGCTCGTAGGACTGTAAATCCACCTATTTTCAGAGATTGCTCAGATTTGGAGACTATGGAACTCAACGCCTCAAGGGAAAGAATGACCTCTAAGGTGGTAACACTTTGGTACAGAGCACCTGAACTTCTCATGGGAGCTGAGTGTTACCACTTTGCATGTGATCTCTGGAGCGTTGGCTGTATTTTCGGAGAACTGCTCTCTGGGAAGCCTTTGTTTCCAGGCACTAACGAAATCGATCAACTAGGAAAAATCTACAACCTCCTTGGCACGCCTGAAAATTCTTGGCCTCAAGCCTCTAAATTACCTCTTTACACTCAGTACTCTTTTTCCAAACCTAAAGACCTTTCATTACATTTTCAGC ATGCTAATAGTGTAACGTTGGATTTATTATCGAAACTTTTGAAACTAAACCCAAATGAGAGAATTAGTGCTAAAGAG GCCTTGGATCATGAATACTTTAAGGTTCAGCCCTTAAAGTGTAAACCTATAGATTTACCCTTTGACTTTATTACCAAATAA
- a CDS encoding uncharacterized protein (Tap349e08.q2ks7.cand.45 - score = 10.20) codes for MGKKSEYKKSELIQMLNSSSTLREKNRAVKLLKKFDPNPKKHLDSSFQPNQATVTKYSSLQSFMCWRCDKIKQTMTKVKWETKEGLKIICTTCYTNLATYLEVARVRNLNINFKS; via the exons ATGGGAAAAAAGTCTGAATATAAAAAGTCTGAGCTGATTCAAATGTTGAACTCCTCATCAACACTTAGAGAAAAAAATAGAGCTGTAAAATTGCTGAAAAAATTTGACCCGAATCCTAAAAAACACTTGGACTCATCATTTCAACCAAATCAAGCAACTGTAACCAAATACTCATCACTTCAGTCTTTCAT GTGCTGGAGATGTGATAAGATAAAGCAGACAATGACGAAGGTTAAATGGGAAACAAAAGAAG GATTGAAGATAATTTGTACAACGTGTTACACAAATTTGGCCACTTATTTGGAAGTTGCCAGAGTTCGCAAtttaaacattaatttcaaGTCATAA
- a CDS encoding uncharacterized protein (Tap349e08.q2ks7.cand.48 - score = 23.90;~4 probable transmembrane helices predicted for TA05660 by TMHMM2.0 at aa 310-332, 337-359, 366-388 and 398-420) — protein MTGNIRSRRAYHNTFGDEVQDTQNKEQFSTQGREVFSNPTQSHNTPFQNQSSFHNYPTHNTFASTPKNVMSSDGKTAFTTDADKANLNPRPFNSVPNIVSSPFSQNQQTNITSSPFRNTSIPVPSHPFNTNPANIFNPNSVQNFNPNQNFNPNINPSVTQNISGNMNVPNQSQVLEDRSMMYLEGQLNQTTNISSPFSQTSNSSPFNQASNVQTAFSQTTNVNTNPLRPNFTNPTSLVANKIAGNRFSPLQSQLGAQLTKFGEMYTQRLQQSEEEDVVDPPLLDELGINLVEIYEHLVGVVLPKKGNSLFLNYNDLSGPLLIFVTFAMGLMFSGKICFSIIYVLSVFCNLGIYLLFNFLNERYISLSKTVTIMGYSLLPLCLTPVIWLFSRFLKLVSVILVYLCVVWSTVSATYLFQAVSYGTTNNVLGVGFRWKVLLCHVSHFTLLHHLCKRRYLLIYF, from the exons ATGACAGGTAATATAAGGTCTCGCCGTGCTTATCATAACACCTTCGGTGACGAAGTCCAAGATACCCAAAACAAAGAACAATTTTCAACTCAAG ggCGTGAAGTGTTTTCTAATCCGACTCAATCACATAACACCCCTTTTCAAAATCAATCCTCATTCCATAATTATCCAACCCACAATACCTTTGCTTCGACCCCAAAGAATGTTATGTCAAGTGATGGTAAAACTGCTTTTACAACTGATGCTGATAAAGCTAATTTGAATCCCAGACCTTTCAACAGTGTTCCTAACATTGTATCATCTCCTTTTTCACAAAATCAACaaacaaatattacaaGCTCTCCATTCAGAAATACTTCTATTCCCGTTCCTTCACATCCCTTTAACACAAATCCAGCTAATATCTTTAACCCTAACTCAGTACAGAATTTTAACCCTAACCAAAACTTCAACCCTAATATTAACCCTAGTGTAACTCAGAATATAAGTGGTAATATGAATGTACCAAACCAATCGCAAGTATTAGAAGACAGATCAATGATGTATTTAGAAGGACAATTAAACCAAACTACTAACATTTCATCACCATTTAGTCAAACTTCGAACAGTTCACCATTTAATCAAGCATCTAACGTTCAAACAGCATTTAGTCAAACTACTAATGTGAACACTAATCCATTAAGGCCGAATTTTACAAATCCCACCAGTTTGGTTGCTAATAAAATTGCTGGTAATAGGTTTTCACCTTTACAATCACAACTTGGAGCACAGTTAACAAAGTTTGGGGAGATGTATACCCAGAGATTACAACAGTCTGAGGAAGAGGATGTGGTTGACCCACCGCTGTTAGATGAGCTTGGAATTAACCTTGTAGAGATTTACGAACACTTGGTAGGAGTAGTTTTACCTAAAAAGGGAAATAGTTTATTCCTAAATTATAATGATTTGTCTGGACCACTACTGATCTTTGTCACCTTTGCAATGGGCCTAATGTTTTCTGGAAAAATTTGCTTCAGCATCATCTACGTGCTTTCAGTTTTCTGTAACCTCGGCATTTACCTACTCTTCAACTTCCTTAACGAACGGTACATAAGTCTCTCAAAGACAGTCACGATCATGGGCTATTCACTCTTACCACTCTGCTTAACACCAGTGATCTGGCTTTTTTCCAGGTTCCTAAAGCTGGTTTCAGTAATTCTAGTTTACCTCTGCGTTGTTTGGAGCACAGTTTCAGCAACATATCTTTTCCAAGCTGTAAGTTATGGCACCACTAATAATGTTTTAGGAGTTGGATTTAGGTGGAAGGTTCTACTTTGTCATGTATCCCATTTTACTCTACTACACCACCTTTGCAAACGTCGTTATCttctaatatatttttaa
- a CDS encoding uncharacterized protein (Tap349e08.q2ks7.cand.47 - score = 34.95), whose translation MLRVNHSVVNLIKLLYDNFNGRPLNLYTQFGLYFELIYSEENLVEFLNLVYYEISQLNGLEFQNLSSLEDLKKFSFSKGLLPEMDLENEVFLEESLVLLCSERLRLKNKFVKSLNISQKQQNFIDDSLLSKLKDLKISNTNYTCEPEQSGKRQLNKGLDESQVDELNRISEELSKDYNSRWNSYLDRFYNLLDVFFKVKGFKDSRDFQVLMETLKEWRKTTKFRELNLYDACTYRRDDKNVVKISYKTDNSNRVTELYSKIKSKL comes from the exons ATGCTGAGAGTTAATCACTCAGTAGTAAATCTTATAAAGTTGTtatatgataattttaatggaAG GCCActcaatttatatacacaaTTTGGGCTCTATTTCGAGCTAATTTATtctgaagaaaatttagttgaatttctaaatttagtttattatgAAATTTCACAGTTAAACGGACTTgaatttcaaaatttgaGCTCTTTGGAGGAtcttaaaaaattttcattctCCAAAg gatTATTACCTGAAATGGACTTAGAAAATGAAGTTTTTTTgg AAGAGTCTCTTGTTCTTCTCTGTTCTGAGAGGCTAAGgctaaaaaataaatttgttaaaagtttaaatatatcaCAAAAACAACAA AATTTTATTGACGATTctttattatctaaattGAAGGATTTGAAGATTTCTAATACCAACTACACCTGCGAACCG GAACAAAGTGGTAAAAGACAATTAAACAAAGGATTAGATGAATCACAAGTTGATGAATTGAATAGAATATCTGAAGAATTGTCTAAAGATTATAATTCAAGATGGAATTCATATTTGGATCGCTTTTACAACTTACTTGACGTGTTTTTTAAAGTTAAAGGCTttaaa GATTCAAGAGATTTTCAAGTATTAATGGAAACTTTGAAGGAATGGAGAAAAACAACTAAATTTAGAGAATTAAACTTATATGATGCCTGCACATATCGGAg GGATGACAAAAATGTAGTCAAAATATCATACAAAACAGATAACTCAAACAGAGTCACTGAGTTatatagtaaaattaagtCAAAACTTTAA
- a CDS encoding uncharacterized protein (Tap349e08.q2ks7.C.cand.78 - score = 27.30), whose translation MTESLTEKLYRSSKIPSCLNSRIRQHYITILKDLLTVEYTGKSRYCDSGSVQSDTCAPTNCPLYYYEVEILKCDSQPKIVVGFSYSNYHLNRHPGSEPNSVGYKSEDGYCMNGTSKSENYGPSYGKGDVIGCGINYLNQNYFFTKNGSFLGNAVNLFHIDNYPTVGLNSFGESVKFNFQGPFKFNIEDYYKKIILTEREEINSNTVSRDDLNGIVHFYLLHRGYSKTLRAFKNETNADGMNLDLTNDDKGENKFINQLYISNEVVNKMESTLEKRSMLIDGILKGEIEGALETFSRDFHQINKSSMAYIMLVTQNFIEMLKNGRDTKECLSWLQENIKTLAQNDDFEQLFKNEHFKHVFQEACGLLAYQDFENSPLKENLSKNRRLETAIVVNDTILSKFKPLTENSR comes from the exons atgacAGAATCTTTAACTGAGAAATTATACCGTTCCTCTAAAATACCTTCTTGTTTAAATAGTAGAATCAGGCAACATTACATAACTATTTTAAAGGATCTTTTAACGGTTGAATATACCGGCAAAAGCAGATACTGTGATTCCGGG tcTGTTCAATCGGATACTTGTGCTCCTACAAATTGTCCTCTGTATTATTACGAAGTTGAGATTTTGAAATGTGATAGCCAACCTAAAATCGTTGTTGGATTCTCATACAGTAATTATCACCTGAATCGACATCCAGGATCCGAACCTAA TTCAGTGGGATATAAATCTGAGGATGGTTATTGCATGAATGGCACATCAAAGTCTGAGAATTATGGGCCTTCTTATGGTAAAGGCGATGTTATTGGGTGTGGAATTAACTATTTGAACCAGAATTACTTCTTTACCAAAAACGGATCATTCTTAG GAAATGCCGTAAACTTGTTTCATATAGATAATTATCCTACTGTTGGGCTGAACTCTTTTGGAGAATCTGTAAAGTTTAATTTTCAAGGACCgtttaaattcaatattGAAGATTACTATAAA aaaataatattaactgAGAGAGAAGAAATCAATTCTAACACGGTTTCCAGAGATGATTTGAACGGAATAGTACACTTTTATTTGCTTCATCGAGGATATTCAAAAACACTTAGAGCATTCAAAAATGAAACCAACGCAG ATGGAATGAATTTGGATTTAACGAATGATGACAAAGGAGAAAATAAGTTTATAAATCAACTTTATATATCAAATGAAGTGGTAAATAAAATGGAATCAACATTGGAAAAAAGATcaa TGTTAATTGACGGCATTTTGAAGGGTGAGATTGAGGGAGCACTTGAGACTTTTTCAAGAGATTTCCACCAAATTAACAAATCTTCAATGGCGTACATTATGCTAGTCACACAGAACTTTATCGAAATGCTCAAGAACGGTAGAGACACGAAAGAATGTCTCTCATGGCTCCAAGAAAACATAAAAACACTAGCACAAAATGATGATTTCGAACAACTTTTCAAAAATGAACATTTCAAACACGTTTTCCAA GAAGCGTGTGGATTATTGGCGTACCAAGACTTTGAAAACAGCCCTTTGAAGGAAAATTTAAGTAAAAATAGAAGATTGGAAACAGCAATCGTAGTAAACGACACAATACTAAGTAAGTTTAAACCATTAACAGAAAATTCTAGATGA
- a CDS encoding uncharacterized protein (Tap349e08.q2ks7.cand.46 - score = 44.19), which yields MATFHENYVNNPLVKALMTGTLLELKEVLSSKYEQYKNQEKVESSDSSLNNQDSNQSDSKDVNVDVKDPKDVNVDVKDPKDDSKDPNVVIKVVENTIEELVDANTRITPLCQLSHKTNDESLEIAKLLVEDYLLCNPNHVDLIGQTCLFYSARDGRGELCSYFCKKGCDPNHKDRLGQTCIFYAARDGHSEVIKVLVEHGADVNVTDTNSQTCLFYAARDGRVDAVKVLLEKNINHGWKDLQRRTALSFAKSKGHNEIVNLLKKSTPEKQTSTPQKRTLDSEPSGTFEGDPFSGVPMVSGDVFSNKPKRYRLQFRPFAEDDKLWLDAPLIKVQEFELRFPDLAKWDREAAFPPSNTLRNPLLKQWYSLANNLLSTLLKQEGGYVFEKPVDPKKQNCPDYYDIIKKPMSFSCVRGKLRKNTYTDPQQFVDDVLLIFDNCSKYNKPETWVATIGNNLRDFFQNQLLALGFNEFCKKEQLVKQLLEQSSQYLSTQTNTVNTTTTDNSVNATNGVENTNGVDGKLNEHLSNVNSSEPLKTSEPQNTVDVKSETVNEIEF from the exons ATGGCTACGTTTCACGAGAATTATGTCAATAACCCACTTGTAAAGGCTCTTATGACTGGTACTCTTCTAGAGCTTAAAGAGGTGCTAAGTAGTAAATATGAACAATATAAGAATCAAGAAAAGGTTGAATCTTCAGATTCctcattaaataatcaaGATTCTAACCAATCCGATTCAAAAGATGTAAATGTTGATGTAAAAGATCCAAAAGATGTAAATGTTGATGTAAAAGATCCAAAAGATGATTCAAAAGATCCAAATGTTGTAATAAAAGTGGTAGAGAATACAATAGAAGAGTTAGTGGATGCCAATACAAGAATAACGCCTCTGTGCCAACTAAGCCATAAGACAAATGACGAGAGTTTGGAAATTGCAAAGCTTTTGGTGGAGGATTATCTGCTTTGTAACCCGAACCATGTGGATTTAATCGGTCAAACATGTTTATTTTACTCAGCCAGAGACGGAAGAGGTGAACTTTGTTCATATTTCTGCAAAAAAGGCTGTGATCCAAACCATAAAGATAGACTAGGTCAGACCTGCATCTTCTATGCGGCCAGAGATGGCCACTCAGAGGTCATCAAAGTGCTAGTGGAACACGGAGCAGATGTCAACGTGACTGACACTAATAGCCAAACGTGTTTGTTTTACGCTGCAAGGGACGGTAGAGTAGATGCTGTTAAGGTTTTGcttgaaaaaaatattaaccACGGCTGGAAGGACTTGCAGAGGAGAACAGCACTTTCATTCGCCAAATCGAAAGGACATAATGAAATTGTTAACCTTTTAAAGAAATCAACGCCTGAGAAACAAACTTCTACACCTCAAAAACGTACATTGGACTCTGAACCATCG gGTACATTTGAAGGTGACCCTTTTAGTGGAGTACCTATGGTAAGTGGAGACGTCTTTAGTAACAAGCCTAAGCGGTACAGGTTACAGTTCAGGCCATTTGCAGAAGATGATAAACTATGGCTTGATGCGCCTTTGATAAAGGTTCAGGAGTTTGAGTTAAGGTTTCCAGACCTAGCGAAGTGGGATAGAGAGGCTGCTTTCCCGCCTAGTAACACTCTTAGAAATCCGTTACTAAAGCAATGGTATTCGTTGGcaaataatttactaaGCACACTTTTGAAACAGGAAGGAGGTTACGTGTTTGAGAAGCCTGTTGACCCAAAGAAGCAAAACTGCCCAGACTACTATGACATTATTAAGAAGCCAATGTCCTTTAGCTGCGTTCGGGGGAAATTGAGGAAAAACACCTACACTGACCCTCAGCAGTTTGTAGACGACGTTTTACTCATCTTTGACAACTGCTCAAAGTATAACAAGCCTGAGACTTGGGTGGCAACAATTGGCAACAACCTTCGGGATTTCTTCCAAAATCAGCTTTTGGCGCTGGGATTTAACGAGTTTTGTAAGAAGGAGCAGCTTGTAAAGCAACTACTAGAACAGTCTTCCCAATACTTGAGCACTCAAACTAACACTGTTAACACCACCACTACCGATAATAGTGTTAACGCTACTAACGGCGTTGAAAACACGAATGGAGTTGATGGGAAATTGAACGAGCATTTATCAAATGTTAACTCATCTGAGCCTTTAAAGACAAGTGAACCACAAAACACTGTAGATGTTAAGTCTGAGACTgtaaatgaaattgaattttaa